A portion of the Actomonas aquatica genome contains these proteins:
- a CDS encoding sialate O-acetylesterase, with the protein MLRRLLTLTLLSGFAFSLAHAELKLAAPFGDHMVLQRGHPIPVWGWADPGAEVTVDFAAQSVSTTVDPTGAWHLTLPPLGTSATPRDFQVTANQKSKIENQKFTDVLVGEVWLVGGQSNMERQLGPRPGQKPIIGWEAEVAAADRPLFRQLYVTQTRALTAQASVEASWSVCTPDTADDFTAVGYFFGRDLRAALGANVPVGIIHSSWGGTPAEAWTSEAGLAAFPEFTDAISTLKSTGEDEAEALQRYLDSLDAWFAQYDPGTTAGADWTAPTLDASDWDTMTLPVAWENAGHDGYDGLGWFTRRFELPAAWQGQDLTLRLGRIDDIDTTWFNGQLLGTTTGWQTERVYTVPASALHAGTNVITVRVLDTGGGGGIWDADSPLDLAPADATPLNLAGDWHYRLAANLKETPYPPQDLRNSSGAPTGLYNGMIAPLVPYALRGFAFYQGESNADRPTQYRTLLPALIADWRAQWQDDTLPFLFVQIAPHESQPPEIREAQLLAWQETEYTSMVVTLDVGDATDIHPAQKEPVGQRLALAARALAYDEDLTYSGPVFESVSFDGDTAILHFTHVADGLVAPGGTLRGFTLAGADGEHHAATATIKGDTVRVSSLDVPAPTTVHYAWAHVANGNLFNTAGLPASPFRTDHP; encoded by the coding sequence ATGCTCCGTCGACTCCTGACCCTCACGCTGCTCAGCGGCTTCGCCTTCTCGCTGGCGCACGCCGAACTCAAACTCGCCGCCCCCTTCGGCGACCACATGGTCCTGCAACGCGGCCACCCCATCCCTGTCTGGGGTTGGGCCGATCCCGGCGCCGAGGTCACCGTCGATTTCGCCGCCCAATCCGTGAGCACCACCGTCGACCCCACCGGCGCCTGGCACCTCACCCTCCCCCCGCTCGGCACCAGCGCCACGCCTCGCGACTTCCAAGTCACCGCCAATCAAAAATCAAAAATCGAAAATCAAAAATTCACCGACGTCCTCGTCGGCGAAGTCTGGCTCGTTGGCGGTCAGTCCAACATGGAACGCCAGCTCGGTCCCCGTCCCGGCCAGAAACCCATCATCGGTTGGGAAGCCGAAGTCGCTGCCGCCGATCGCCCGCTCTTCCGCCAGCTCTACGTGACCCAAACCCGCGCGCTCACCGCGCAAGCCAGCGTCGAAGCGTCGTGGTCCGTCTGCACGCCCGACACCGCCGATGATTTCACCGCCGTCGGATATTTCTTCGGCCGCGATCTGCGCGCCGCCCTCGGCGCCAATGTTCCCGTCGGCATCATCCACAGCTCCTGGGGCGGCACGCCCGCCGAGGCCTGGACCAGTGAAGCCGGTCTCGCCGCCTTCCCCGAATTCACCGACGCCATCAGCACCTTGAAGTCCACCGGCGAAGACGAAGCCGAAGCCTTGCAACGTTACCTCGACAGCCTCGACGCCTGGTTCGCCCAATACGATCCAGGCACGACCGCCGGCGCCGATTGGACCGCCCCCACCCTCGACGCCTCCGACTGGGACACCATGACCCTGCCGGTCGCCTGGGAAAACGCCGGCCACGATGGTTACGACGGCCTCGGTTGGTTCACCCGCCGCTTCGAGCTCCCCGCTGCCTGGCAAGGCCAGGATCTCACCCTGCGCCTCGGCCGTATCGACGACATCGATACGACGTGGTTCAACGGCCAGCTCCTCGGCACCACTACCGGCTGGCAGACCGAGCGCGTTTACACCGTGCCCGCCAGCGCCCTGCACGCCGGCACCAACGTCATCACCGTGCGCGTGCTCGACACCGGCGGCGGCGGCGGCATCTGGGACGCCGATTCCCCGCTCGATCTCGCCCCCGCCGATGCCACCCCGCTCAACCTCGCCGGCGACTGGCACTACCGCCTCGCCGCCAATCTCAAGGAGACGCCCTACCCGCCGCAGGACCTGCGCAACAGCTCCGGTGCCCCCACCGGCCTCTACAACGGCATGATCGCGCCGCTCGTCCCTTACGCCCTGCGCGGCTTTGCCTTCTACCAAGGTGAATCCAACGCCGATCGCCCGACCCAATACCGCACCCTGCTCCCGGCCCTCATCGCCGATTGGCGCGCCCAGTGGCAGGACGACACCCTGCCCTTCCTCTTCGTCCAAATCGCTCCGCACGAAAGCCAGCCGCCGGAGATCCGCGAAGCCCAACTCCTCGCGTGGCAGGAAACTGAATACACCAGCATGGTCGTCACCCTCGATGTCGGCGACGCCACCGACATTCACCCCGCGCAAAAGGAACCCGTCGGCCAACGCCTCGCCCTCGCCGCCCGCGCCCTCGCTTACGATGAGGACCTCACCTACTCCGGCCCGGTCTTCGAGTCGGTGAGCTTCGACGGCGACACCGCCATCCTCCACTTCACCCACGTGGCCGACGGCCTCGTCGCCCCCGGTGGCACCCTGCGCGGCTTCACCCTCGCGGGCGCTGACGGCGAACACCACGCCGCCACCGCCACCATCAAAGGCGACACCGTGCGCGTGAGCTCCCTCGACGTCCCCGCGCCCACCACCGTCCACTACGCCTGGGCCCACGTGGCCAACGGCAACCTCTTCAACACCGCCGGCCTCCCCGCCTCCCCCTTCCGCACCGACCACCCGTAA
- a CDS encoding 2-dehydropantoate 2-reductase, translated as MSTRIAIIGPGAIGGTLAALLQTRADLSVSLIARTPFAALSVEQPDGSVLSSSPPVLTTPSTPAEAFDWVFVATKAYDASSVAPWLNALLSPITKIAILQNGVEHRQRFAELVPAAQLLPVMVDLPAERTAPGVLRQRGPALLRVPADPLGEAFVALFADTAVDVKTSDDFLSVLWRKLTINAPGAVNALLDQPNHIVQQPAIAELMRGIMLEVITVANAEGAQLDPTLADKILASMRRAAPDGINSLHADRRAGRTMEVDARNGAVVRAGQRHGIPTPLNTMAVTLLTALQPKT; from the coding sequence ATGTCCACTCGCATCGCCATCATCGGTCCCGGCGCCATCGGCGGCACCCTCGCCGCCCTTCTGCAAACCCGCGCCGACCTCTCCGTCTCGCTCATCGCCCGCACGCCGTTCGCTGCGCTCTCCGTCGAGCAGCCCGATGGCTCTGTCCTGAGCAGCAGCCCGCCCGTGCTCACCACGCCGAGCACGCCCGCCGAGGCCTTCGACTGGGTCTTCGTCGCCACCAAAGCCTACGACGCGTCCTCCGTCGCGCCGTGGCTCAACGCCCTGCTCTCCCCCATCACCAAGATCGCCATCCTGCAAAACGGCGTGGAGCACCGCCAACGCTTCGCCGAGCTCGTGCCCGCCGCCCAACTCCTGCCGGTCATGGTCGACCTGCCCGCCGAACGCACCGCCCCCGGCGTGCTCCGCCAACGCGGCCCCGCCCTCCTCCGCGTCCCGGCCGACCCCCTCGGTGAGGCCTTCGTCGCGCTCTTTGCCGACACCGCCGTCGACGTCAAAACCTCCGACGACTTCCTCTCTGTGCTCTGGCGCAAGCTCACCATTAACGCTCCCGGTGCGGTCAACGCCCTGCTCGATCAGCCCAATCACATCGTCCAGCAACCGGCCATCGCCGAGCTCATGCGGGGCATCATGCTCGAAGTCATCACCGTCGCCAACGCCGAGGGCGCACAGCTCGACCCGACCCTCGCCGACAAAATCCTCGCGTCCATGCGTCGCGCCGCGCCCGACGGCATCAACTCCCTCCACGCCGACCGCCGCGCCGGCCGCACCATGGAGGTCGACGCCCGCAACGGCGCCGTCGTCCGCGCCGGCCAACGCCACGGCATTCCCACGCCGCTCAACACCATGGCCGTCACCCTCCTCACCGCCCTCCAACCCAAAACCTGA
- a CDS encoding MFS transporter, with amino-acid sequence MPPVPTTVPAPSAATRGDSYLGLLGTTVLLGLGYSFVYPFLSLWGTQHIGLSPVQFSVFMTVVMGAAMIWNLTVGHLSDLRGTRRGWLLLGAASGMLGYLGYAFIEHPLALTAIGSLVIGAAAISFPQLFAYVREWSLARVAAGTSSRPAHITMSQVRVCFSLAWTVGPATAAAVVARFDYRGLFLAAAALYALFLLGIARYVAVAPHSSTDAASTPRASLREALLQRDLLLGFVALAFNFAAHALNLLNLPLLINGELGGSTRDLGIALAIGPIVELPLMLWFGRCASRRGRHWLMILGLLGTVLYFAGLSLATTPWHVFLVQPFSGLSFAILTNVAIVYFQDLRPGQAGLTTSVFSNSANAGNLLGYLSFGFAVDAFGHQGVPLITTGLGLIGLIVFLFMRRE; translated from the coding sequence GTGCCTCCCGTTCCCACCACCGTTCCAGCACCTTCAGCCGCCACCCGAGGCGATTCCTACCTCGGCTTGCTCGGCACCACTGTGCTGCTCGGCCTCGGTTACTCGTTTGTTTATCCGTTCCTCTCACTCTGGGGCACGCAACACATCGGTCTCAGCCCGGTGCAGTTCAGCGTCTTCATGACCGTGGTCATGGGCGCCGCCATGATCTGGAACCTCACCGTCGGTCACCTTTCCGACCTTCGCGGCACCCGACGCGGCTGGCTGCTTCTCGGTGCGGCCTCCGGCATGCTGGGTTACCTCGGTTACGCCTTCATCGAACACCCGCTCGCCCTCACCGCCATCGGCTCACTCGTCATCGGCGCGGCCGCCATCAGTTTCCCCCAACTCTTCGCCTACGTGCGCGAGTGGAGCCTCGCCCGCGTCGCCGCCGGCACCAGCAGCCGCCCGGCGCACATCACCATGAGCCAGGTTCGGGTCTGCTTCTCGCTCGCCTGGACCGTCGGCCCCGCCACCGCCGCCGCCGTGGTGGCGCGCTTTGACTATCGTGGACTCTTCCTCGCCGCCGCCGCGCTCTACGCCCTCTTCCTCCTCGGCATCGCCCGCTACGTCGCCGTCGCCCCTCACTCCTCCACCGACGCCGCCTCCACCCCGCGCGCCTCCCTCCGCGAAGCCCTCCTCCAGCGCGACCTCCTCCTCGGCTTCGTCGCCCTCGCCTTCAACTTCGCCGCCCACGCCCTCAACCTCCTCAATCTGCCGCTGCTCATCAACGGCGAGCTCGGCGGCAGCACCCGTGACCTCGGTATCGCCCTCGCCATCGGTCCCATCGTCGAGTTGCCCCTCATGCTCTGGTTTGGCCGCTGCGCCTCCCGCCGCGGTCGTCACTGGCTCATGATCCTCGGCCTGCTCGGCACCGTGCTCTACTTCGCCGGACTCTCCCTCGCCACCACCCCGTGGCACGTCTTCCTCGTCCAACCTTTCAGCGGCCTGTCCTTCGCCATCCTCACCAACGTCGCCATTGTCTACTTCCAGGACCTGCGCCCCGGTCAGGCCGGCCTCACCACCAGCGTGTTCTCCAACTCCGCCAACGCCGGCAACCTCCTCGGTTACCTCAGCTTCGGTTTCGCCGTCGATGCTTTCGGCCACCAAGGCGTGCCCCTCATCACCACCGGCCTCGGCCTCATCGGCCTCATCGTCTTCCTCTTCATGCGCCGAGAGTAG
- a CDS encoding rhamnogalacturonidase translates to MPLPTFNVRDHGAVGDGTTLDSPALQRALDAASAAGGGTVLLPAGTYLSFTLHLRSHVTLHLDAGATLLAATPSVELGGYDQPEPNPWGDELQYQDFGHSHWTNSLLYGNNLTDVAITGPGLIDGRGLLRHATYTTATGDPGPNGTAAPGTKVTLSSGHGDSVADPLGHGNKAIALRACTGVTLRDFRLFRGGHFALLATGVDDLTITGLLIDTNRDGLDIDCCRRVHIAHCTVNSLQDDAIVLKTSYALGELRHCEHVTVEHCTVSGYDLGTVLDGTYGTSTYYAPDRDGPTGRIKIGTESNGDFRHITVRDCTFRRSRGLALETVDGATIEHVIAERLDLEDVTNAAIFLRIGNRARGPEGTPVGALRDVVIRDFNARNVDGRFPLLLAGLPGHPLEGIQLENVTVESTGGITLADVAAQSDEHVNAFFLRSDEPGVTGPRGTSIADVPERERGYPEPSMFGLLPASLLFARHVHGLRLTNVTVTHTSPDERPPVLLEDVTGLTLEGGNLTA, encoded by the coding sequence ATGCCCCTTCCCACGTTCAACGTCCGCGATCACGGCGCCGTCGGTGACGGCACCACCCTCGATTCCCCCGCCCTGCAACGCGCCCTCGACGCCGCATCCGCCGCCGGCGGTGGCACCGTGCTGCTGCCCGCCGGCACCTACCTGAGCTTCACCCTCCACCTGCGCAGCCACGTCACCCTGCACCTCGACGCCGGCGCCACCCTGCTCGCCGCCACGCCCTCCGTCGAACTCGGCGGTTACGACCAGCCGGAACCCAACCCCTGGGGCGACGAGCTGCAGTATCAGGATTTTGGACACAGCCACTGGACCAACAGCCTGCTCTACGGCAATAACCTCACCGACGTCGCCATCACCGGTCCCGGCCTCATCGACGGCCGCGGTCTCCTCCGCCACGCCACCTACACCACCGCCACCGGCGACCCTGGCCCCAACGGCACCGCCGCGCCCGGCACCAAGGTCACTCTTTCCTCCGGCCACGGGGACTCCGTTGCCGATCCCCTCGGCCACGGCAACAAGGCCATCGCCCTGCGCGCCTGCACCGGCGTCACCCTGCGCGACTTCCGCCTCTTCCGCGGCGGTCACTTCGCCCTGCTCGCCACCGGCGTCGACGATCTCACCATCACCGGCCTGCTCATCGACACCAACCGCGACGGCCTCGACATCGATTGCTGCCGCCGCGTGCACATCGCCCACTGCACCGTCAACTCCCTCCAGGACGACGCCATCGTGCTCAAAACCAGCTACGCCCTCGGCGAGCTGCGCCACTGCGAACACGTCACCGTCGAACACTGCACCGTCTCCGGCTACGACCTCGGCACCGTGCTCGACGGCACCTACGGCACCAGCACCTATTACGCCCCCGACCGCGACGGTCCCACCGGCCGCATCAAGATCGGCACCGAGTCCAACGGCGACTTCCGCCACATCACCGTCCGCGACTGCACCTTCCGCCGCTCCCGCGGCCTCGCTCTCGAAACCGTCGATGGCGCCACCATCGAACACGTCATCGCCGAACGTCTCGACCTCGAGGACGTCACCAACGCCGCCATCTTCCTGCGCATCGGCAACCGCGCCCGCGGCCCCGAAGGCACGCCCGTCGGCGCGCTGCGCGACGTTGTGATCCGCGACTTCAACGCCCGCAACGTCGACGGCCGTTTCCCCCTTCTCCTCGCCGGCCTACCGGGTCATCCGCTCGAAGGTATCCAACTGGAAAACGTCACGGTCGAATCCACTGGCGGCATCACCCTGGCCGACGTCGCCGCTCAGTCCGACGAACACGTGAACGCCTTCTTCCTGCGCAGCGACGAACCCGGCGTCACCGGCCCGCGCGGCACCAGCATCGCCGACGTCCCCGAACGCGAACGCGGTTACCCGGAGCCCTCCATGTTCGGCCTCCTCCCCGCCTCGTTGCTCTTCGCCCGCCACGTCCACGGCCTCCGCCTGACCAACGTCACCGTCACCCACACGAGCCCCGACGAACGCCCCCCCGTCCTCCTCGAAGACGTCACCGGCCTAACCCTCGAAGGCGGCAACCTCACCGCGTGA
- a CDS encoding rhamnogalacturonan acetylesterase translates to MRRFALACLTAATAATSLLFAAPTVDLPVSEGNHAVTLTFGAADHATSTTVWGESRQLLLENVTTAPGEFITRNIIVNTRTPALTPPEPHAPGATAVELNPREQGLARWDDRLTLTFAGDAPAALVDLVEDAPATTPALYLLGDSTVTDQQGGDYASWGQMMPRMFDGTIAVANHAESGETMKSFLFTNRLNKVLSTLRAGDTVLIQFGHNDSKSQWPQTYAEPHTTYPAYLRTFIAEIRLRGATPVLVTSPERRNFTADGHIKLTHGDYPQAVREVASAEEVALIDLNRTSITLYEALGPQLAPLAFANSGKDGTHHNAYGAYQLALAIAHGLQAAGLPIADHLAADLPAFDPAHPTLPADFPLTLPDITPVEAPRGN, encoded by the coding sequence ATGCGCCGCTTTGCCCTCGCCTGCCTCACGGCCGCCACCGCCGCCACGTCCCTTCTGTTCGCCGCTCCGACCGTCGACCTCCCCGTCTCCGAGGGCAACCACGCCGTTACGCTCACCTTCGGCGCAGCCGATCACGCGACCTCCACGACCGTCTGGGGCGAATCCCGTCAGCTACTCCTCGAGAACGTCACCACCGCCCCGGGCGAATTCATCACGCGTAACATCATCGTGAATACGCGCACGCCCGCGCTCACCCCGCCCGAGCCCCACGCCCCCGGCGCCACTGCCGTGGAACTCAACCCCCGCGAGCAGGGCCTCGCCCGCTGGGACGATCGCCTCACCCTCACCTTCGCCGGCGACGCTCCCGCCGCCCTCGTCGATCTGGTCGAGGACGCCCCCGCCACCACGCCCGCCCTCTACCTCCTCGGCGACTCCACCGTCACCGATCAGCAGGGCGGCGATTACGCCAGTTGGGGGCAGATGATGCCGCGCATGTTCGACGGCACCATCGCCGTCGCCAACCACGCCGAGTCCGGCGAGACGATGAAGTCCTTCCTCTTCACCAACCGTCTCAACAAAGTCCTCTCCACTCTTCGCGCCGGCGACACCGTGCTCATCCAATTTGGCCACAACGACTCCAAGTCCCAATGGCCGCAGACCTACGCCGAGCCCCACACCACCTACCCGGCCTACCTGCGCACCTTCATCGCCGAGATCCGCCTGCGCGGCGCCACCCCCGTCCTCGTCACCTCGCCCGAGCGCCGCAACTTCACCGCCGACGGTCACATCAAACTCACCCACGGCGACTACCCTCAGGCAGTCCGTGAAGTCGCCTCCGCCGAAGAGGTGGCGCTCATCGACCTCAACCGCACCAGCATCACCCTCTACGAAGCGCTCGGCCCCCAACTCGCGCCCCTCGCCTTCGCCAACAGCGGCAAGGACGGCACCCACCACAACGCCTACGGCGCCTACCAACTCGCCCTCGCCATCGCCCACGGCCTGCAGGCCGCCGGCCTGCCCATCGCCGATCACCTCGCCGCCGATCTCCCCGCCTTCGATCCCGCGCACCCCACGCTCCCGGCCGACTTCCCGCTCACCCTCCCCGACATCACCCCCGTCGAGGCCCCCCGCGGCAACTGA
- a CDS encoding (deoxy)nucleoside triphosphate pyrophosphohydrolase has product MLLEHNDRVLIAQRPAGKHLAGWWEFPGGKLEAGEDAATALHRELDEELGCCIEVIAALPACPHRYETVSIVLHPLVARLTPDSPAPSPHEHAALDWLPVEQLDTVPLAAADLPVLAAYRTWLRQGRPST; this is encoded by the coding sequence GTGCTGCTTGAGCACAACGACCGCGTGCTGATTGCCCAGCGCCCGGCCGGTAAACACTTGGCCGGCTGGTGGGAATTTCCCGGTGGCAAACTCGAAGCCGGCGAAGACGCCGCCACCGCGCTCCACCGCGAACTCGACGAGGAACTCGGCTGCTGCATCGAGGTGATCGCCGCCCTGCCCGCTTGCCCGCACCGCTACGAGACGGTGTCCATCGTGCTGCACCCCCTCGTCGCCCGCCTCACTCCCGACTCTCCCGCGCCCTCCCCGCACGAACACGCCGCCCTCGATTGGCTCCCGGTCGAGCAACTCGACACCGTCCCCCTCGCCGCCGCCGACCTCCCCGTGCTCGCCGCCTACCGCACCTGGCTCCGCCAAGGTCGCCCGTCCACCTAG
- a CDS encoding lipid A deacylase LpxR family protein, translated as MSICPQFLSSTSIRVRRVLTTSALVLGAATATSSASAQVTDADLDRPPTTQLRTADGVPTRLARQSPVLIAYIENDYFGGTDQNYTNGFKLSWLSADLSEWDRSGWQQTFIEALPFINKAGTQKNIGVGFGQHIYTPEDISRPNPDPLDRPYAGWAYFEFSFLAKTDRVADNITVQLGMVGPHSYADDIQTFYHELIDDELPMGWDYQIGDELGVNLAWERKWRFYARTVTAADRWGFRSNPFSTKADQDRARWGFDAIPHIGAVVGNVKTYANAGLTVRAGYNLPSDFGVALMRPAGLAASPVDDLDPRVRGAGWSFFAFGGVDGRAVARDIFLDGNTFKDSRSVDKKNFVADFTYGFGIVRNSFQLTFTRVVRTKEYETQVGSNSDFGSVTTSWTF; from the coding sequence ATGTCCATTTGTCCTCAGTTCCTTTCTTCAACCTCGATTCGCGTGCGTCGTGTCCTGACGACGAGCGCCCTCGTGCTCGGCGCCGCCACCGCCACCTCTTCGGCCTCCGCCCAAGTCACCGACGCGGACCTCGATCGTCCGCCCACGACGCAGCTGCGCACCGCGGACGGGGTGCCCACTCGCCTCGCCCGCCAGTCTCCGGTGCTCATCGCCTACATCGAGAACGACTACTTCGGCGGCACCGACCAAAACTACACCAACGGCTTCAAACTCTCCTGGCTGTCGGCCGATCTCTCCGAGTGGGACCGCTCCGGCTGGCAGCAGACCTTCATCGAAGCCCTGCCCTTCATCAACAAAGCGGGCACCCAAAAGAACATCGGCGTCGGTTTCGGTCAGCACATCTACACGCCGGAGGACATCTCCCGCCCCAACCCCGACCCGCTCGATCGCCCCTATGCCGGTTGGGCCTATTTCGAGTTCTCCTTCCTGGCGAAGACCGATCGCGTCGCCGATAACATCACCGTCCAGCTCGGCATGGTGGGCCCCCACAGCTACGCCGACGACATCCAGACCTTTTACCACGAGCTCATCGACGACGAGCTGCCCATGGGCTGGGACTACCAAATCGGCGACGAGCTGGGCGTGAACCTCGCCTGGGAACGCAAGTGGCGCTTCTACGCTCGCACCGTCACCGCCGCCGACCGCTGGGGCTTCCGCTCCAATCCCTTCTCCACCAAAGCCGATCAAGACCGTGCCCGCTGGGGCTTCGACGCCATCCCGCACATCGGCGCCGTCGTCGGCAACGTGAAGACCTACGCCAACGCCGGCCTCACCGTGCGCGCCGGCTATAACCTTCCGAGCGACTTCGGCGTCGCCCTCATGCGTCCTGCCGGTCTCGCCGCTTCACCCGTCGATGACCTCGACCCGCGAGTGCGCGGCGCCGGCTGGAGCTTCTTCGCCTTTGGCGGCGTCGATGGCCGCGCCGTCGCCCGCGACATCTTCCTCGACGGCAACACCTTCAAGGACAGCCGCAGCGTCGACAAAAAGAACTTCGTCGCCGACTTCACCTACGGTTTCGGCATCGTGCGCAACTCCTTCCAGCTCACCTTCACCCGCGTGGTGCGCACCAAGGAATACGAGACGCAGGTCGGCTCCAACTCCGACTTCGGTTCGGTGACCACCTCATGGACCTTCTGA
- a CDS encoding VTT domain-containing protein codes for MDLLIPSLAGPHALVRQRMLRRRILRADTPASRAAGTHPPHAAESASPPPEEPPPENWRERARRFWRDHRNSTLVVALLFIVVPLAWGRVDFERMHDWAEHVNPALLFAALVLLPLVTVPVTPLNILAGIRFGLVGGLTFVAAAIIVQHVLAYFVARVLPGLVRRKLDPLRQRLPRNAHADATVFTSLIPGAPYWAQLYVLPLIGVPLFTYVLLSSGLHTIRSLTAIIAGEISDDPSIGWGIALLVYGTTLAITCVYAGRRMARKYRDHPPATMAET; via the coding sequence ATGGACCTTCTGATCCCGAGTCTCGCCGGGCCTCACGCCCTCGTGCGCCAGCGCATGCTGCGTCGCCGTATCCTACGTGCGGATACACCGGCCTCCCGCGCGGCCGGAACCCACCCGCCACACGCGGCCGAATCCGCTTCGCCTCCCCCGGAGGAACCGCCACCCGAGAACTGGCGCGAACGGGCCCGACGCTTCTGGCGCGATCATCGCAACTCGACCCTCGTGGTCGCGCTGCTGTTCATCGTCGTGCCACTGGCCTGGGGCCGCGTCGACTTCGAACGCATGCATGACTGGGCCGAGCATGTGAACCCCGCGCTCCTTTTCGCGGCCCTCGTGCTCCTGCCGCTGGTCACCGTGCCGGTCACTCCGCTCAACATCCTGGCCGGCATCCGCTTTGGCCTTGTCGGCGGCCTCACCTTCGTCGCGGCCGCCATCATTGTGCAGCACGTCCTCGCCTACTTTGTTGCCCGCGTGCTGCCGGGCTTGGTCCGCCGCAAACTCGACCCGCTGCGCCAACGCCTGCCGCGCAACGCCCACGCCGACGCCACCGTATTCACCTCCCTGATACCGGGCGCCCCCTACTGGGCACAGCTTTACGTGCTGCCGCTCATCGGTGTCCCGCTGTTCACCTACGTGCTGCTTTCGTCCGGCTTACACACCATCCGTTCCCTCACCGCCATCATCGCCGGCGAGATCAGCGACGATCCCTCCATCGGTTGGGGCATCGCCCTGCTGGTTTATGGCACCACCCTCGCCATCACCTGCGTCTACGCGGGCCGTCGTATGGCCCGCAAATACCGCGACCACCCGCCCGCCACGATGGCCGAAACCTGA
- a CDS encoding sigma-54-dependent transcriptional regulator, protein MTILIVDDQPNVLRTTTYALSAMGHQSVTAENSRQAARQLEAEKIDAILLDVNLGPENGLDFLSHIRAEGNLTPVIVFTAQTSVESAVDAMRRGAYDYIPKPFIPEDLEQKLKKLSEHQSMQTKVTDLQAQVAKAHPTLMLESGEPAVQRAFDMAFRAASSDANILVLGPSGTGKTVLARAVHDRSQRADKAFITINCPSLSRELLESELFGHVKGAFTGALKDTWGKVAAADEGTLFLDEIGEIPLEIQPKLLRLLQDREYERVGDTRTRKANVRVIAATNRDLAKEVAAGRFREDLYYRLKVIAVEMPALADRPADLMPLAENYLNHFAREQGRAGLRFSADARTAVIDYGWPGNLRELRNVIERAVILTAGPEIEPADFPDEFHEKEESSLRPGHLVTIDALEQEHIRRIIAKSPSLDQAAKTLGIDTATLYRKRKRMGLA, encoded by the coding sequence ATGACCATTCTGATCGTCGACGACCAACCCAACGTCCTCCGCACCACCACCTACGCCCTCTCGGCCATGGGCCACCAGTCCGTGACCGCCGAAAACAGTCGGCAGGCCGCGCGCCAACTCGAAGCGGAGAAGATCGACGCCATCCTCCTGGATGTGAACCTGGGCCCCGAGAACGGTCTCGATTTCCTCTCCCATATCCGCGCCGAGGGCAACCTGACGCCGGTCATCGTCTTCACCGCCCAAACCTCCGTCGAGTCTGCCGTCGATGCCATGCGCCGGGGCGCCTACGACTACATCCCGAAGCCCTTCATCCCCGAGGATCTCGAGCAAAAGCTCAAAAAGCTCAGCGAGCACCAGTCCATGCAGACCAAGGTGACCGACCTTCAGGCTCAGGTCGCCAAGGCTCACCCGACGCTCATGCTCGAGTCCGGCGAACCCGCCGTGCAGCGCGCGTTCGACATGGCCTTCCGCGCCGCCTCCTCCGACGCCAACATCCTCGTCCTCGGCCCCAGTGGCACCGGCAAGACGGTGCTCGCCCGCGCCGTGCACGACCGCTCCCAACGCGCCGACAAGGCTTTCATCACCATCAACTGCCCGTCCCTTTCCCGCGAACTGCTCGAGAGTGAACTCTTCGGTCACGTGAAGGGCGCCTTCACCGGCGCCCTCAAGGACACCTGGGGCAAAGTCGCCGCCGCCGACGAAGGCACCCTCTTCCTCGATGAGATCGGCGAGATCCCGCTCGAGATTCAGCCCAAGCTGCTGCGCCTCCTCCAGGATCGCGAATACGAACGCGTCGGCGACACCCGCACCCGCAAAGCCAACGTGCGCGTCATCGCCGCCACCAACCGCGACCTCGCCAAGGAAGTCGCCGCCGGCCGTTTCCGCGAAGACCTCTACTATCGACTCAAGGTCATCGCCGTCGAGATGCCCGCCCTCGCCGATCGCCCCGCCGACCTCATGCCGCTGGCGGAAAACTACCTCAACCACTTCGCCCGCGAACAGGGCCGCGCCGGCCTGCGCTTCTCCGCCGATGCCCGCACCGCCGTCATCGATTACGGCTGGCCGGGCAACCTGCGCGAACTGCGCAACGTGATCGAACGCGCCGTCATCCTTACCGCCGGTCCCGAGATCGAGCCGGCCGACTTTCCCGACGAATTCCACGAGAAGGAGGAGAGCTCACTGCGCCCCGGTCACCTCGTCACCATCGATGCTCTCGAGCAGGAACACATCCGCCGCATCATCGCCAAGTCGCCCAGCCTCGACCAGGCCGCCAAGACCCTCGGCATCGATACCGCCACCCTCTACCGCAAGCGCAAGCGCATGGGTCTGGCCTGA